From the genome of Nitrosomonas sp. Is79A3:
TCCGGGATATCAAACGGGTTTTGTGTCACGAAAAAAACCCCCACACCTTTGGAGCGGATCAATCTCACGACTTGTTCAATCTTCTCCAGCAAAGCGGGAGATGCCATACTAAACAACAAATGCGCTTCGTCAAAAAAGAATACCAGTTTAGGTTTTTCACGATCACCGGTCTCCGGCAAATTTTCGTACAATTCAGACAGCATCCAGAGCAAATACGTGCTGTACAACCGCGGCGAATTTAACAACTTATCAGCAGCAAGAATATTGATGACACCTTTGCCATCGATTGTCTGCATTAAATCCTCGATATTGAGCATCGGCTCACCAAAGAACTTGTCCCCGCCCTGCTTTTCTATCTGCAATAAGCTGCGCTGAATTGCACCGATTGAAGCGGATGAAACATTGCCATACTGTGTTCTGAATTTGTCGGCATTGTCGCCGACAAATTGCAATAATGCGCGCAAATCCTTCAAATCGAGTAACAACAGGCCATGATCATCGGCCACTTTAAAAACCAATGCGAGTACGCCTTCCTGTGTTTCATTCAGATTCAGCAAGCGCGCCAGCAGCAGCGGCCCCATATCAGAAATCGTCGCACGTAACGGATGACCGCTTTCCTGCAATACGTCCCACAGAGTCACTGGAAAACCTTGCCATTCCGGCAGATCCAGTTTTAACAGATCCACACGTGCTTTTATTTTTCCGGACAGCGATCCAGGTTTACAAATACCCGTCAAATCGCCTTTGACATCCGCCATAAACACCGGCACTCCGATACTGGAGAAACACTCTGC
Proteins encoded in this window:
- a CDS encoding helicase HerA-like domain-containing protein, which encodes MIEPLIIAKTSKTDLALLPAMATRHGCITGATGTGKTVTLQKLAECFSSIGVPVFMADVKGDLTGICKPGSLSGKIKARVDLLKLDLPEWQGFPVTLWDVLQESGHPLRATISDMGPLLLARLLNLNETQEGVLALVFKVADDHGLLLLDLKDLRALLQFVGDNADKFRTQYGNVSSASIGAIQRSLLQIEKQGGDKFFGEPMLNIEDLMQTIDGKGVINILAADKLLNSPRLYSTYLLWMLSELYENLPETGDREKPKLVFFFDEAHLLFSMASPALLEKIEQVVRLIRSKGVGVFFVTQNPFDIPEKVLTQLGNRVQHALRAFTPRDQKAVNSIAETMRPNPKLNVKQAILELSVGEALISFLDSDGSPSITERAFIVPPVSQIGPIMPEERKQLIRSSLVAGVYEQEIDRESAFELLQARTGTEKPLGDSSQTKNQENLQKPASEGILGDLSDLLLGSSGKRGGRREGVIDAFAKSAARSVGSSIAREITRGLLGSLLGQKRR